One genomic region from Erythrobacter mangrovi encodes:
- the rplD gene encoding 50S ribosomal protein L4 codes for MKVKVQKIDGKAAGDVELNDAVFGVEPRADILHRVVTWQLENRRGTARPTRERSDVARTGKKWGRQKGGGTARHGDRAAPIFIGGGKAHGAKLRDFNQSLNKKIRALGLKMALSSKAKDGLVVVDSLELKDAKTKALAATFGKNGWNGKVLVIDGESVNDGFAKAARNLPGVNVLPAVGANVYDILKHDTLVLTKDAVAKLEARFNG; via the coding sequence GTGAAGGTGAAGGTCCAGAAAATCGACGGCAAGGCTGCTGGCGACGTCGAGCTCAACGATGCCGTGTTCGGCGTTGAGCCGCGTGCCGACATCCTGCACCGCGTCGTGACGTGGCAGCTCGAAAACCGCCGCGGCACCGCCCGCCCGACGCGTGAGCGTTCGGACGTTGCCCGCACCGGCAAGAAGTGGGGTCGCCAGAAGGGCGGCGGCACGGCTCGCCATGGTGACCGCGCTGCGCCGATCTTCATTGGCGGTGGTAAGGCCCACGGTGCCAAGCTGCGCGACTTCAACCAGTCGCTGAACAAGAAGATCCGTGCCCTCGGCCTTAAGATGGCTCTGTCGAGCAAGGCGAAGGACGGCCTGGTGGTCGTCGACAGCCTCGAGCTCAAGGACGCCAAGACCAAGGCCCTGGCTGCGACGTTCGGCAAGAACGGCTGGAACGGCAAGGTCCTCGTGATCGACGGTGAGAGCGTCAACGACGGTTTCGCCAAGGCTGCGCGCAATCTTCCCGGCGTCAACGTGCTGCCGGCAGTCGGTGCCAACGTTTACGACATCCTGAAGCACGACACGCTGGTCCTTACCAAGGACGCGGTCGCGAAGCTGGAGGCCCGTTTCAATGGCTAA
- the rplC gene encoding 50S ribosomal protein L3, with translation MRTGVIAKKVGMTRLFQEDGRHVPVTVLALEDCQVTAHRTADRDGYFALQVGSGEAKQKNVNKPQREAFAKAEVPLKMKVAEFRVDNEEGLLPVGATISAEHFVAGQKVDITGHTQGKGFAGAMKRWGFGGMRATHGVSISHRAHGSTGNRQDPGRVFKGKKMAGHMGDRRRTQQNLEIVRTDADRGLLFVKGSVPGSKNGWLLVRDAVKLPLPEGVPFPGAVVEKKGAAPVQDETPTTPVEAIDDAVNTTETPAADVGSDENKEG, from the coding sequence ATGCGCACTGGCGTTATCGCAAAGAAAGTCGGGATGACCCGCCTCTTCCAGGAGGACGGTCGGCACGTGCCGGTCACCGTTCTCGCGCTGGAAGACTGCCAGGTCACCGCTCATCGTACCGCTGACCGCGACGGCTATTTTGCCCTGCAGGTCGGTTCGGGCGAAGCGAAGCAAAAGAATGTAAACAAGCCGCAGCGTGAAGCCTTTGCCAAGGCTGAGGTTCCGCTGAAGATGAAGGTCGCGGAGTTCCGCGTCGACAATGAGGAGGGTCTTCTTCCCGTTGGTGCGACGATCTCTGCCGAGCACTTCGTCGCTGGTCAGAAGGTCGACATCACCGGCCACACCCAGGGTAAGGGCTTTGCTGGCGCCATGAAGCGCTGGGGCTTCGGCGGTATGCGCGCCACCCACGGTGTTTCGATCAGCCACCGTGCACATGGTTCGACTGGTAACCGCCAGGATCCGGGCCGCGTGTTCAAGGGCAAGAAGATGGCCGGCCACATGGGTGACCGTCGCCGCACGCAGCAGAATCTCGAAATCGTCCGCACCGACGCCGATCGTGGCCTGCTCTTCGTCAAGGGTTCGGTCCCGGGCTCGAAGAACGGCTGGCTGCTGGTCCGCGACGCGGTCAAGCTGCCGCTTCCCGAAGGCGTGCCGTTCCCCGGCGCGGTCGTCGAGAAGAAGGGTGCAGCCCCCGTGCAGGACGAGACCCCGACCACCCCGGTCGAGGCGATCGATGACGCCGTGAACACCACCGAAACGCCCGCAGCCGACGTCGGCTCGGACGAGAACAAGGAGGGCTGA
- the rpsJ gene encoding 30S ribosomal protein S10 produces MEAQNIRIRLKAFDHRVLDQATGEIAETARRTGALIRGPIPMPTRIEKFTVNRGPHIDKKSREQFEVRTYKRLLDIVQPNAQTVDALMKLDLAAGVNVEIKLA; encoded by the coding sequence ATGGAAGCTCAGAATATTCGCATTCGCCTCAAGGCGTTCGACCATCGCGTTCTCGACCAGGCTACTGGTGAAATCGCGGAAACCGCACGTCGTACTGGCGCTCTTATTCGCGGCCCCATTCCCATGCCGACGCGTATTGAGAAGTTCACCGTGAACCGCGGTCCGCACATCGACAAGAAGTCGCGCGAGCAGTTCGAGGTGCGCACCTACAAGCGGCTGCTCGACATCGTGCAGCCCAACGCCCAGACGGTCGATGCGCTGATGAAGCTGGACCTCGCCGCGGGCGTGAACGTCGAAATCAAGCTCGCTTGA
- the tuf gene encoding elongation factor Tu: MAKEKFQRNKPHCNIGTIGHVDHGKTTLTAAITKVMAEEHGGAAVDFANIDKAPEERERGITISTAHVEYETAARHYAHVDCPGHADYVKNMITGAAQMDGAILVVNAADGPMPQTREHILLARQVGVPALVVYMNKVDQVDDEEILELVELEVRELLSSYDFDGDNIAIVKGSALAALEGRDDEIGKNSIIELMNAVDEHIPQPDRPVDKPFLMPIEDVFSISGRGTVVTGRVETGVVNVGDEVEIVGIKDTQKTTVTGVEMFRKLLDRGEAGDNIGALIRGIGREAVERGQVLAKPGSVNPHTEFSAEVYVLSKDEGGRHTPFFANYRPQFYFRTTDVTGEVILPEGTEMVMPGDNVTISVKLIAPIAMDEGLRFAIREGGRTVGSGVVASITK, translated from the coding sequence ATGGCGAAGGAAAAATTCCAGCGGAACAAGCCGCACTGCAACATTGGCACCATCGGGCACGTCGACCATGGCAAGACCACGCTGACCGCGGCGATCACCAAGGTGATGGCGGAAGAGCATGGCGGTGCGGCGGTTGATTTCGCTAACATCGACAAAGCTCCCGAAGAGCGCGAGCGCGGCATCACTATCTCGACCGCGCACGTTGAGTACGAGACTGCTGCCCGTCACTACGCGCACGTCGACTGCCCGGGCCACGCCGACTATGTGAAGAACATGATCACCGGTGCCGCCCAGATGGACGGTGCAATCCTGGTGGTGAACGCCGCTGACGGTCCGATGCCGCAGACCCGCGAGCACATCCTACTTGCTCGTCAGGTCGGCGTGCCGGCTCTGGTCGTGTACATGAACAAGGTCGACCAGGTTGACGACGAGGAAATCCTCGAGCTCGTCGAACTGGAGGTCCGCGAACTGCTTTCGAGCTATGACTTCGATGGCGACAACATCGCGATCGTAAAGGGTTCGGCTCTCGCCGCGCTCGAAGGACGTGACGACGAAATCGGCAAGAACTCGATCATCGAGCTCATGAATGCCGTTGACGAGCACATCCCGCAGCCTGATCGTCCGGTCGATAAGCCGTTCCTGATGCCGATCGAAGACGTGTTCTCGATCTCGGGTCGCGGCACTGTGGTGACCGGCCGCGTCGAAACCGGTGTGGTCAACGTGGGTGATGAAGTCGAAATCGTCGGCATCAAGGACACCCAGAAGACGACCGTCACCGGCGTCGAAATGTTCCGCAAGCTGCTCGATCGCGGCGAAGCTGGCGACAACATCGGTGCCCTTATCCGCGGTATCGGCCGTGAAGCCGTTGAGCGTGGCCAGGTCCTCGCGAAGCCCGGTTCGGTCAACCCGCACACCGAGTTCAGCGCCGAAGTTTACGTCCTCTCGAAGGACGAAGGCGGCCGTCACACGCCGTTCTTCGCGAACTATCGTCCGCAGTTCTACTTCCGCACCACCGACGTCACCGGCGAAGTCATCCTTCCCGAAGGCACCGAAATGGTGATGCCGGGCGACAACGTGACCATCTCGGTCAAGCTGATCGCGCCGATCGCCATGGACGAAGGCCTGCGCTTCGCAATCCGCGAAGGCGGCCGCACCGTCGGCTCGGGCGTGGTTGCTTCGATCACCAAGTAA
- the fusA gene encoding elongation factor G — translation MAREYPLERYRNIGIMAHIDAGKTTTTERILYYTGKSYKIGEVHDGAATMDWMEQEQERGITITSAATTTFWAAEDGKGEKHRINIIDTPGHVDFTIEVERSLRVLDGAVAVFDGVAGVEPQSETVWRQADKYGVPRMCFINKLDRTGADFYYCVQSIIDRLGATPLVLYLPIGAESDLKGVVDLVNNRGIVWKDESLGAEFEYVEIPADLADKAAEYREKLIETAVEQDDDVMEQYLEGNEPDAATLKRLIRKGTIDRAFVPVVCGSAFKNKGVQPLLDAVVDYLPSPLDVPAIKGVLPDSDQEDTRPSSDDAPFAALAFKIMNDPFVGSLTFTRIYSGKLSKGSYLNSVKDKKEKIGRMLLMHSNNREDIDEAFAGDIVALAGLKETTTGDTLCDPAKPIVLERMEFPEPVIELSVEPKTKADQEKMGVALNRLAAEDPSFRVSTDHESGQTIIKGMGELHLDILVDRMKREFKVEANVGAPQVAYREYLAKPTDVDYTHKKQSGGSGQFGRVKVKVEPGERGQGFVFQDEIKGGNIPKEYIPAIEKGFREQAESGYLVGFPIIDFTVTLYDGAYHDVDSSAIAFEIAGRGAMREVAQKAGIKLLEPIMKVEVVTPEDYLGDVIGDLNSRRGQIQGTDSRGNAQAVEANVPLANMFGYVNELRSFTQGRAQYSMQFSHYDEVPANVAAEVKEKLA, via the coding sequence ATGGCCCGCGAGTATCCGCTGGAGCGTTACCGCAATATCGGCATCATGGCCCACATCGATGCCGGCAAGACCACCACGACCGAGCGTATCCTCTACTACACCGGCAAGTCCTACAAGATCGGCGAAGTCCACGACGGCGCCGCCACCATGGACTGGATGGAGCAGGAGCAGGAACGCGGCATCACCATCACCTCGGCTGCGACGACCACCTTCTGGGCGGCCGAAGACGGCAAGGGTGAAAAGCACCGGATCAACATCATCGACACCCCCGGGCACGTCGACTTCACCATCGAAGTCGAACGCTCGCTGCGCGTCCTCGACGGCGCGGTGGCGGTGTTTGATGGAGTCGCCGGTGTTGAACCCCAATCCGAAACCGTGTGGCGCCAGGCAGACAAGTACGGCGTCCCCCGGATGTGCTTCATCAACAAGCTCGACCGCACCGGCGCCGACTTCTACTACTGCGTCCAGTCGATCATCGACCGTCTCGGCGCGACCCCGCTGGTGCTGTATCTCCCGATCGGTGCGGAAAGCGACCTCAAGGGCGTCGTCGACCTCGTCAACAACCGCGGCATCGTCTGGAAGGACGAGAGCCTGGGTGCCGAGTTCGAATATGTCGAGATCCCCGCGGACCTCGCCGACAAGGCTGCCGAATATCGCGAGAAGCTGATCGAGACCGCCGTCGAACAGGACGACGATGTCATGGAGCAGTACCTCGAAGGCAACGAGCCTGACGCGGCGACGCTTAAGCGACTAATCCGCAAGGGCACCATCGACCGTGCATTCGTGCCGGTGGTTTGCGGCTCGGCGTTCAAGAACAAGGGCGTGCAGCCCCTGCTCGACGCCGTGGTCGACTACCTGCCGAGCCCGCTCGACGTTCCCGCGATCAAGGGCGTGCTGCCCGACAGCGACCAGGAAGACACCCGTCCGTCGTCGGACGATGCGCCTTTCGCTGCGCTGGCGTTCAAGATCATGAACGACCCGTTCGTCGGTTCGCTCACCTTCACCCGTATCTACTCGGGCAAGCTGTCCAAGGGTTCGTACCTGAACTCGGTCAAGGACAAGAAGGAAAAGATCGGCCGCATGCTGCTGATGCACTCGAACAACCGTGAGGACATCGACGAAGCGTTCGCTGGCGACATCGTCGCGCTGGCCGGTCTCAAGGAGACCACCACTGGCGATACGCTGTGCGATCCGGCCAAGCCGATCGTGCTCGAGCGCATGGAATTCCCCGAGCCGGTCATCGAACTGTCGGTGGAACCCAAGACCAAGGCCGACCAGGAAAAGATGGGCGTCGCGCTCAATCGCCTCGCTGCCGAGGATCCGAGCTTCCGCGTTTCGACCGACCATGAATCAGGCCAGACGATCATCAAGGGTATGGGCGAGCTTCACCTCGACATTCTCGTCGATCGCATGAAGCGCGAATTCAAGGTCGAAGCCAATGTGGGTGCGCCGCAGGTGGCCTATCGTGAATACCTCGCGAAACCGACCGACGTCGACTACACGCACAAGAAGCAGTCGGGTGGCTCGGGCCAGTTCGGCCGCGTCAAGGTCAAGGTCGAGCCGGGTGAACGCGGCCAGGGCTTCGTCTTCCAGGACGAAATCAAGGGCGGCAACATTCCGAAGGAATACATTCCGGCGATCGAGAAGGGTTTCCGCGAACAGGCCGAAAGCGGCTACCTCGTTGGCTTCCCGATCATCGACTTCACCGTCACCCTCTATGATGGTGCGTACCACGACGTCGACTCGAGCGCGATCGCGTTCGAAATCGCTGGTCGCGGTGCAATGCGCGAAGTCGCGCAGAAGGCCGGTATTAAGCTGCTTGAACCGATCATGAAGGTCGAGGTCGTGACCCCCGAGGATTACCTCGGTGACGTCATCGGCGACCTCAACAGCCGTCGCGGCCAGATCCAGGGCACCGACAGCCGCGGCAATGCCCAGGCAGTCGAAGCCAACGTGCCGCTGGCTAACATGTTCGGATACGTGAACGAGCTGCGTTCCTTTACCCAGGGACGTGCTCAGTACTCGATGCAGTTCAGCCACTACGACGAGGTCCCGGCGAACGTCGCGGCCGAGGTCAAGGAGAAGCTTGCCTAA
- the rpsG gene encoding 30S ribosomal protein S7 — MSRRRRPEKREILPDPKFGDQVLSKFMNNLMYDGKKAVAEGIVYTALDTVEAKAKANPVELFHTALDNVKPQVEVRSRRVGGATYQVPVEVRPERAQALAIRWLITAARGRPETTMAARLSGELMDAANNRGNAVKKREDTHRMADANRAFSHYRW; from the coding sequence ATGTCACGTCGTCGTCGTCCCGAGAAGCGGGAAATCCTGCCTGATCCGAAGTTCGGTGATCAGGTCCTGTCGAAGTTCATGAACAACCTGATGTATGACGGTAAGAAGGCCGTTGCCGAAGGTATCGTCTACACCGCGCTCGACACCGTCGAAGCCAAGGCCAAGGCGAACCCGGTCGAGCTGTTCCATACCGCTCTCGACAACGTCAAGCCGCAGGTCGAAGTGCGCAGCCGCCGCGTTGGTGGTGCGACCTACCAGGTGCCGGTCGAGGTTCGCCCCGAGCGTGCCCAGGCACTGGCCATCCGCTGGCTGATCACCGCCGCGCGCGGTCGTCCGGAAACCACCATGGCCGCACGCCTGTCGGGTGAGCTGATGGATGCCGCCAACAACCGCGGCAACGCCGTCAAGAAGCGCGAAGATACGCACCGCATGGCGGACGCGAACCGCGCCTTCTCGCACTACCGCTGGTAA
- the rpsL gene encoding 30S ribosomal protein S12, with amino-acid sequence MPTINQLVRKGRVPQKAKSKVPAMEQNPQKRGVCTRVYTTTPKKPNSALRKVAKIRLTNQREVISYIPGEGHNLQEHSVVLIRGGRVRDLPGVRYHVLRGVLDTQGVKDRKQSRSKYGAKRPK; translated from the coding sequence ATGCCGACGATCAACCAGCTGGTCCGCAAGGGCCGCGTTCCGCAGAAGGCCAAGAGCAAGGTCCCTGCGATGGAGCAGAACCCGCAGAAGCGCGGCGTTTGCACCCGCGTCTATACGACGACCCCGAAGAAGCCGAACTCGGCGCTGCGCAAGGTGGCCAAGATCCGCCTGACCAACCAGCGCGAGGTCATCTCCTACATCCCCGGCGAAGGCCACAACCTGCAGGAACACAGCGTCGTGCTGATCCGCGGCGGCCGTGTGCGCGACCTTCCCGGCGTGCGTTACCACGTGCTGCGCGGCGTGCTCGACACGCAGGGCGTCAAGGACCGCAAGCAGAGCCGTTCGAAGTACGGCGCGAAGCGTCCGAAGTAA
- a CDS encoding S1 domain-containing protein, translated as MSHYGNIKSYDANKGRGMISPEKGGEPIAFVKADLQQEAAEPKQGQRFGYETRQVDGAKPEAFNLQPQQGQREQASQQQG; from the coding sequence ATGTCACATTATGGCAATATCAAGAGCTACGACGCCAACAAGGGTCGCGGCATGATCTCACCCGAAAAGGGCGGCGAACCGATTGCGTTCGTCAAGGCCGACCTCCAGCAGGAAGCGGCCGAACCCAAGCAGGGCCAGCGTTTCGGTTATGAAACCAGGCAGGTCGACGGCGCCAAGCCGGAGGCCTTCAACCTGCAGCCGCAGCAGGGCCAGCGCGAGCAGGCCAGCCAGCAGCAGGGCTAA
- a CDS encoding patatin-like phospholipase family protein: MTDTSIFKVLSLDGGGAKGFYTLGILTELEAAAGKPLSQLFDLIYGTSTGSIIAALIAEGRSVDQIHELYKAYVTPVMKARLPSGKSAELESLARVVFGNSSFENLQTRLGIVATNWELEKPLIFKSDASLAFGRGATFTPGFGVSIGDAVIASCSAYPFFKRKMLVTKDQKQVEAIDGGFCANNPVIYAIADALYALNVSRANLRVLSLGCGNYPEPKKGLFDLSKMVSKLISVQLLQKTLEANINSMEQLRQLTYSDVATVRIDESYSKPEMATDMFESNLAKLNLIFQRGSESFGSNEKAIAALLGI; the protein is encoded by the coding sequence ATGACTGATACGAGCATATTCAAAGTATTGAGCTTGGATGGCGGAGGGGCCAAAGGCTTTTATACGCTAGGAATACTCACGGAACTGGAGGCAGCAGCCGGAAAGCCGCTCAGTCAGCTTTTTGATCTTATCTACGGAACCAGTACTGGATCGATCATCGCAGCATTGATTGCTGAAGGCCGGAGCGTTGATCAGATTCATGAGCTATATAAAGCGTATGTCACGCCTGTGATGAAGGCCCGCTTACCTTCTGGAAAAAGCGCAGAATTGGAGAGCCTTGCTAGGGTCGTGTTCGGGAACTCCTCGTTCGAAAATTTGCAGACCCGCCTCGGAATTGTGGCAACGAATTGGGAGCTTGAAAAACCGCTCATCTTCAAATCAGATGCTAGTTTGGCATTTGGCCGGGGAGCGACATTCACACCCGGATTTGGAGTTTCAATTGGTGATGCAGTGATTGCTTCCTGCTCTGCCTACCCCTTCTTCAAGCGCAAAATGTTGGTGACAAAGGACCAAAAGCAAGTCGAAGCGATCGATGGCGGGTTCTGCGCAAACAATCCAGTGATCTATGCAATCGCGGATGCTTTGTATGCTTTGAATGTGTCTAGAGCCAATCTACGAGTTCTAAGTCTTGGTTGCGGAAATTATCCTGAACCGAAGAAGGGCCTTTTCGATCTCTCCAAAATGGTCAGCAAACTTATTTCTGTCCAACTGCTCCAGAAAACTCTCGAAGCAAATATAAACTCGATGGAGCAGCTACGCCAGCTTACCTACTCCGATGTCGCCACGGTAAGGATTGACGAATCCTATTCCAAACCGGAAATGGCCACAGATATGTTTGAAAGCAATCTTGCTAAACTAAATCTAATTTTCCAGCGTGGTTCAGAGTCTTTCGGATCAAACGAAAAGGCTATAGCTGCACTTTTGGGAATTTAG
- a CDS encoding nucleotidyltransferase domain-containing protein, translating into MGPSEITLQGWARQGSVAQSQQTYEAVKNCLNQPESGYFGKSTENFLQGSYANHTNIISDSDVDIVQALTGTYYSDTDELSPEDLRAYNEGFIAATYGYEDFKRDVTLQLKRCFGDGVSAGNKAIFVPGNTYRRDADVLACAQFRRYYRYHTPSDQGYHTGIVFWTNDGTRIINFPKQHRSNCSAKNQNTMQNFKPNVRVLKNYRNAMIDEGYIADNLAPSYFLEGAMFNVPNHIFSNSHRDTIAGSLDWFATCDRDELVCANELYKLLHPSSPVTWRREKFDEFVTQAIRYWREH; encoded by the coding sequence GTGGGTCCATCAGAAATTACGCTGCAAGGCTGGGCCAGACAGGGCTCTGTCGCACAATCTCAACAGACATACGAGGCGGTGAAAAACTGCCTCAATCAACCTGAATCTGGATACTTCGGAAAATCTACCGAGAATTTTCTGCAAGGCTCATATGCGAACCACACGAACATAATCAGCGACAGCGATGTGGATATTGTCCAAGCTCTGACTGGGACTTATTATTCAGACACGGACGAACTGAGCCCCGAAGACCTTAGGGCTTACAATGAGGGCTTTATCGCTGCAACATACGGCTATGAGGATTTCAAAAGGGATGTCACGCTTCAATTGAAGCGTTGCTTTGGCGACGGCGTGAGCGCTGGTAACAAGGCCATATTCGTCCCAGGCAATACGTATCGCCGAGACGCCGACGTGTTAGCTTGTGCGCAATTTCGCCGATACTATCGGTATCACACACCGTCAGACCAAGGATACCACACGGGCATCGTCTTTTGGACGAATGACGGCACGCGTATCATCAATTTTCCAAAACAGCATCGTTCAAACTGTTCTGCAAAAAATCAAAACACGATGCAGAACTTCAAGCCAAATGTTCGAGTATTAAAAAACTACAGAAATGCGATGATCGACGAGGGATATATAGCCGATAATCTGGCTCCATCCTATTTTCTGGAGGGCGCCATGTTTAATGTTCCGAATCATATCTTTTCAAATAGTCACCGGGATACCATCGCCGGATCGTTAGACTGGTTCGCCACGTGCGATCGCGACGAACTGGTTTGCGCAAATGAACTCTACAAGCTTCTTCATCCAAGCTCTCCGGTCACTTGGCGACGAGAGAAGTTTGACGAATTCGTCACTCAGGCCATCCGCTACTGGCGCGAGCACTAG
- a CDS encoding outer membrane protein, which produces MKKMLLGAALAVACPSVAHAQDGSEGAWSGFYFGAEAGVDNYELSADTDIADTGFDASFDGISGDGVAGGVFAGYHMGFTGGFLAVEGFAGLSDASMGASISDGVDTFSLTAKAKESYGIAARLGAKVSRSTAVYVRGGWINTKFKVTLSDGVDTLSESETEDGFQYGAGMETMVGANIALRAEYVISDYSGAGLGDGVSLDNGSFRAGISLRY; this is translated from the coding sequence ATGAAGAAGATGCTTTTAGGCGCAGCCCTTGCTGTGGCTTGCCCAAGTGTCGCCCATGCCCAGGACGGTTCCGAAGGTGCATGGTCGGGATTCTATTTCGGCGCAGAGGCTGGCGTAGACAATTACGAGCTGAGTGCCGACACCGACATTGCCGATACCGGCTTCGATGCCTCGTTCGATGGTATCAGCGGCGATGGCGTCGCCGGTGGCGTATTCGCCGGCTATCACATGGGCTTCACCGGCGGTTTCCTTGCCGTGGAAGGCTTTGCGGGGCTGAGCGATGCCAGCATGGGTGCTTCGATCAGCGACGGTGTCGATACTTTCTCGCTGACGGCCAAGGCGAAGGAATCCTATGGCATCGCGGCCCGGCTGGGCGCCAAGGTTTCGCGCAGCACCGCCGTCTATGTGCGCGGCGGCTGGATCAACACCAAGTTCAAGGTCACGCTGAGCGATGGGGTCGATACCCTTTCCGAAAGCGAGACCGAGGACGGGTTCCAGTACGGTGCGGGCATGGAAACGATGGTGGGGGCCAATATCGCCCTGCGCGCCGAATATGTGATCAGCGATTATAGCGGTGCCGGGCTGGGCGATGGCGTCAGCCTCGACAACGGCAGCTTCCGTGCGGGGATTTCGCTCCGCTACTGA
- a CDS encoding LysR family transcriptional regulator has translation MKRTHLPLNALRVYDAAARHLSFTRAADELAVTPAAVGQQIRALEDHLGTVLFRRTSKGLELTQEGAAGLDALREGFLKFEESVSAMQAGQASDSYTIACPREFYAQWLAPRLAEFGKANPEIKFTFVADEHADFTEANLDCAIRLVDGPGDLQGVELDAARRVTVAAPGAPDRWIDWGLPLQDGISAHICVSNAGQALSSAMAGLGKAILPELLAKDAVEAGKLEILEGPDPGTRAYWLVAPTPQWRTKKVKALVGFLTA, from the coding sequence ATGAAGCGCACGCACCTGCCTCTCAACGCCCTGCGCGTTTACGATGCCGCCGCGCGGCACCTTTCGTTCACCCGCGCGGCGGACGAGCTTGCCGTGACCCCCGCCGCCGTGGGCCAGCAGATCCGCGCGCTCGAGGATCACCTCGGCACGGTGCTGTTCCGCCGCACCAGCAAGGGGCTGGAGCTGACGCAGGAAGGCGCCGCCGGGCTCGACGCGCTGCGCGAAGGCTTCCTCAAGTTCGAGGAAAGCGTGTCCGCGATGCAGGCGGGGCAGGCCAGCGACAGCTATACCATCGCCTGCCCGCGCGAATTCTACGCGCAATGGCTCGCCCCGCGCCTCGCCGAATTCGGCAAGGCCAATCCCGAGATCAAGTTCACCTTCGTGGCGGACGAACACGCCGACTTTACCGAGGCTAACCTCGATTGCGCGATCCGGCTGGTCGACGGCCCGGGCGATCTGCAGGGGGTCGAGCTCGACGCCGCGCGCCGCGTGACCGTGGCCGCACCGGGCGCGCCCGACCGCTGGATCGACTGGGGCCTGCCGCTGCAGGACGGGATCAGCGCGCATATCTGCGTCTCCAACGCGGGCCAGGCGCTGTCGAGCGCGATGGCCGGGCTGGGCAAGGCGATCCTGCCCGAACTGCTGGCCAAGGACGCGGTCGAGGCGGGCAAGCTCGAGATCCTCGAAGGGCCCGATCCGGGCACGCGCGCCTATTGGCTGGTCGCCCCCACGCCGCAATGGCGGACCAAGAAGGTCAAGGCGCTGGTGGGCTTCCTCACGGCTTAG